Genomic DNA from Microbacterium neungamense:
GTCCTCGCCGCCGCGGTGTCGGCGTTCTTCTACCCGGTGTGGACCGGCATGAGCGTGCCGTACCCGTTCTGGCTCATCCACAACTGGCTGCCGGGCTGGATCTGAGCACCTGGCGCCCCGCCGGACGCCAGCGCCGCTCCCGGTCCCACCATGCGGGCCCGCGGATCTCGGGCACGCCGTGCCGCATCCGGATCTGCCATTCGGACAGATGCAGCGTGCGATGGTGGTGCCAGCACAGCGCCACGCCGTTGTCGGTGTGGGTGGGACCGCCGCGGGCGGCGTCGCGGACATGATGGATCTCGCACCAGGTCGCCGGGACCGTGCATCCGGGGATGATGCACCCGCCGTCGCGGGTGAGGATCGCGCGCCGCTGCAGGGCGTTGAAGATGCGGGCCGAGGTGCCGATGCTGACGATCCGGCCGCGCTCGTCGAAGAGCACCCGCTGCACGCCGCCGGCGCACGCGGTCTGAGCGGCCACCCGCACCGGCACCAGCACGTCGGTGCCGTCGACGTGCGCCCAGCCCTCCCCGGTCGCGTAGGCGGATGCCGAGACCGTGACCACCAGCGTCGGCGGCGCCCCGCCCACATCGGGCATCTCCCCGGAGCGGGCGGCGGTCATCAGGATCGCGGCGAACGCGTCGTGCTGCTTCTGCGGGCGGGTGCGGTCGTCGACCGGCATCCACGCCTCGTCGTGCTGGGAGTCGATGAAGTGCACGCCGTCCGGCACCGGGACCTCGCCGACGCGCGGGCTGAGCAGGCTGTCGAGGAGCCGGTTCAACTGGGCCGCGACCTCGGGCAGCAGCTCGCCTCGGAGCGACACCCGCCCGTCACGCTCGCGCCCGAGCCGAAGGCTCCGTCCACGCGAGGCGAGCTCGTCCTTCGGCTCGGCGCCGTCCGGGTCGAGGTAGGCCGCCAGCACTCGCGCGAACTGGCCGAGTTCATCGGGAGTCGGCGCCGGAGCCGGATGCCCGGCGGCGGCCGCACCGGCCGCGTCGGCCATGCCGGCATCCTCGACGTCCTCGCCGCCCCCGTCACCGGCCCCACCCGCGATCCCCCGCGCGAAGGCGGCGAGCTGCCGGTCGGCCTCCACCCGCGCCTCGTCGAGGATCCGCTTGCGGCTGCGCTCGAGCGGGTCCGTGGCGGCGAGGAACCCGGCGAGGCCGATGACGCCGTCGTTGAGCGCGCGACGCAGAGCGTCGTAGCGGGCCGGCAGGAACTCGCCGTCGGTGATCCCGCGCACCCGCGCGGTCAGGCCCGCGGCGGCCACCAGCCGATGCGCCCCGGCCCGGTCGGTGTGCAGCACCATCCGCAGCAGATCGGCGGGGCGATCGCATCCGTACGCACTCGTCATCCGCTCGCCGCGCAGCCCCTCCGAGCGCTCCCGCACCTGCACCGTCGCCTCGACCTGCACCGCCTCGATGCGCCGCTGCAGGCGACCGGTGACCTCGAGCAGGCCCATCACCTCGGCATCCGGCATCCCGGCGACGACCTCCGCCGCGAACGCGCCCGCGAGCACGGAGGCGATCTCGGCCTCCAGCCGCTCGAGCTGTTCGACGACGCTGTTCATACCCTCCATTCCACTGAGGGCCACCGACATTCGAACGCAGTTTCGAGGCGAAGTCTCAACCTCAGGTTGAGGCGAATTCCCTCCGTCAGTGCGCCGCCGCCTCCGGCGACGCGTGCCCCTCCTGGAAGTCCGGGCGCTTGCCGAACAGCCGCGCGATGCCCAGCACCACGCCGACGATCAGCAGCCCCGCCATGAATCCGACGACCGCGGAGATCGCGGTGTCGACGATCCACACCACCACCGGCCCCGCCGCCTCGATCGCGTGCTCCACGCCGTGCAGCAGGTCCTCGAGCAGGTGGAACCCGACCTCGCCGAGGTTGACGATCACGAGGTGCCCGCCCACCCAGAGCATGGCGACGGTGCCGATCACGCTGATCACCCGGAAGACCGCGGGCATCGACCGCACGATGGCCGCGCCGGTGCGGCGGACGCGCGCTGCGGGGCTCTGCTCCATCCGCAGGCCGATGTCGTCGATCTTCACCAGCAGAGCGACGGCGCCGTACACGAGCACGGTCATCAGCAGGGCGATCACGGCCAGCACGGCGAGCGTCTGCCACAGCCCCATCTCGGGGTCGAGGCTGGCGAGGGAGATGAGCATGATCTCGGTGGACAGGATGAGGTCGGTGCGGATCGCGCCGAACACCAGCCGCTTCTCGTCGCGTGCGCCCTCCTCAACGTGGCCGTGCCCGAACCCGAACCACTCCAGCACCTTCTCCGCGCCCTCGAAGCACAGGTACGAGCCGCCGATGATGAGCAGGTAGGGCAGCACCCACGGCGCGAACGCGGTGAGCAGCATCGCCACCGGGATGATGATGAGGAACTTGTTCGCGATCGACCCCAGCGCGATCTTCGCCACCACCGGCAGCTCGCGCGCGGGCGTGATGCCCTGCACGTACTGCGGGGTCACGGCGGCGTCGTCGATGACGACCCCGGCGGACTTGGAGGACGCCTTGATCGCGGCGGTGAGGATGTCGTCGACGACGGCGAGCAGACCGACGGACATGTGGTGCCTCCTGGATGCTGTGGGGAACTCCCACGCTACTAGGCGACGGACGCCCGGCCGGGCACCGCCGGCTCAGCCGGCGTGCGCACTCCAGGATCGGCAGCTGCGGCGACTCGGTCAGCAGCCGGATCAGCTCCGCATCGAGCCGATCGATCCGCACGGCTACTCCTTCACAACCCCGGGTCGGGACACCGTCCGGGTCAGCCGCGCCGCGACCACGAGCAGCACGGTCAGGCCCAGCGTGAGCAGCAGCTGCGTGCGCGCGGCCGGGTCGAACATCGCGAGCACGATCACCACCCCCAGCAGCACGAGGCACAGCCCGGAGAGCCAGGGGAAGCCCCACATCCGCATCGGCATGGGCTCGCCGGCGCGGTCGGCGCGGCCGCGCAGGATGATCTGCGAGACCGCGGTGGCGGTCCAGATGACCAGCAGCGTCGACCCGACGACGTTGAGCAGCGCGGGCAGCACCACGTCCGGGAAGGCCCAGTTC
This window encodes:
- a CDS encoding HNH endonuclease signature motif containing protein, giving the protein MNSVVEQLERLEAEIASVLAGAFAAEVVAGMPDAEVMGLLEVTGRLQRRIEAVQVEATVQVRERSEGLRGERMTSAYGCDRPADLLRMVLHTDRAGAHRLVAAAGLTARVRGITDGEFLPARYDALRRALNDGVIGLAGFLAATDPLERSRKRILDEARVEADRQLAAFARGIAGGAGDGGGEDVEDAGMADAAGAAAAGHPAPAPTPDELGQFARVLAAYLDPDGAEPKDELASRGRSLRLGRERDGRVSLRGELLPEVAAQLNRLLDSLLSPRVGEVPVPDGVHFIDSQHDEAWMPVDDRTRPQKQHDAFAAILMTAARSGEMPDVGGAPPTLVVTVSASAYATGEGWAHVDGTDVLVPVRVAAQTACAGGVQRVLFDERGRIVSIGTSARIFNALQRRAILTRDGGCIIPGCTVPATWCEIHHVRDAARGGPTHTDNGVALCWHHHRTLHLSEWQIRMRHGVPEIRGPAWWDRERRWRPAGRQVLRSSPAASCG
- a CDS encoding DUF808 domain-containing protein → MSVGLLAVVDDILTAAIKASSKSAGVVIDDAAVTPQYVQGITPARELPVVAKIALGSIANKFLIIIPVAMLLTAFAPWVLPYLLIIGGSYLCFEGAEKVLEWFGFGHGHVEEGARDEKRLVFGAIRTDLILSTEIMLISLASLDPEMGLWQTLAVLAVIALLMTVLVYGAVALLVKIDDIGLRMEQSPAARVRRTGAAIVRSMPAVFRVISVIGTVAMLWVGGHLVIVNLGEVGFHLLEDLLHGVEHAIEAAGPVVVWIVDTAISAVVGFMAGLLIVGVVLGIARLFGKRPDFQEGHASPEAAAH